CTCCAACTGAAGTCCATGCAAGTCCTTTAACTACTCCTAATTTAGCATTTTTTTCTGCCATTTTATCTTTTTTATATTTTTCTGGTCCTAAATAATCTGATAGATTCTTTAAGTTAATACTGTATTTTTTAGATGAATCCTCTAATTTTAATTTAGCAATTTTTCTAAGTATTTTTACTATTTCTCTCTTTAAATTACGAACTCCAGCTTCCATAGTATATTTATTAATAATTTCAAGCAAAACACTATCTGAAAATTTAATATCTTTTATACTAGTTTCATTTTTTGCTTGTTTAACTAGATAATTTCTTGCAATAACTAATTTTTCTTGTATAGTATATGAATCTACATTTATTACTTCCATTCTATCAAGTAATGGTCTAGGTATACCAGAATAATCATTAGCTGTACAAATAAAGAAAGCATCTGATAAATCATATTCAAAATCAACATAATTATCTTTAAATGTCTTATTTTGTGCAGGATCTAATACTTCTAATAACGCTGAAGCTGGATCTCCTTTAAAATTAGAATCTAATTTATCTATTTCATCTAATAATATTACAGGATTATTAACCTTTGCTCTTTTTAAGGCTTCTATAATTCTTCCAGGCATTGCACCTATATATGTTCTTCTATGCCCCCTTATTTCAGATTCATCATGAACACCACCTAATGAAATTCTTTCAAATTTTCTATTCATGGCATGAGCTATAGATTCACCTAATGAAGTTTTACCAACTCCTGGTGGTCCAATAAGACAAAGTATAGTTCCCATTTTTTTATTATTCTCTTTATTTAGTTGATTAACAGCAAGATATTCTAAAACTGTATCTTTAACTAATTTTAATCCAAAATGTTCTTTATCTAATATCTCTTCTGCTATTTTTATATCAATATCTTCTGTTTTACTCTTTTCCCAAGGTATTTCAAGCATTGTATCTATATATGTTCTAATAACCCCAGCTTCAGCAGAAAAATTATTCATCTTTTTATATCTATTTACTTCTTTAATTAATTTATCTGCTAATTCATAAGGTAATTCCCTAGATTCTATATTAAAAAGTAATTCATTTATTTCATCTTCACTATCTTCTTCATCTAATTCAGAATAAAGACCTTTAATTTTCTCTCTAATATAGTATTGTCTTTGATTATCTTCTATATTTTTCTTAACTTTATTTTCTACATTTCTATCTATTTCTTCTAATTCTATTCTAATTTTTAATGCTTTAGTTAAGTTTTCAAAAATTTCATCTATATTATTAGACTTTAAAATTTCTACTCTATTTTCTTCACTTAAATCTAAAGTTGATGCTAAAGTATACATTAAAGTTTCAAAAGATTTAATTTCAAAAATACTCTTTATTAAATCTTCAGGAATTAATTTATTATTTATAATATTTAGATCTTGAATTAAAGTTTGTAAATACATTCTGTATTTATCATCATTAGTTTTATTAGTTTTTTCTATAGGATAATTTTCATACTTTGCTTTAAACATCCCATTTTCATTAATAACCTCTGTTACCTTTATTCTTTCTTCCCCTTCAATTATTAGCCTTAAATTACCATCTGATGTTTTCATTATTTGAATAATTTTACCAATCACACCTACAGTTTCAACATCTTCAATTCCATCTATATTTTCACTTAATGAATCCTTTTGAATTGCTAAAACTAATCTACCCTCTGTATGTTCTACAGAATAATCTATGGCTTTTTTACTAAAATCTCTTCCTACTATTATAGGTATAACAGCTTGTGGAAAAAATACTATCTCTCTAATAGGAATAAAAGGTAATATTTCCAATTTATTCATCAATTCTTTCCTTTCTCACTTTTTATAAATAATTCATTTTTTTCAATTATCATATCTTTAGTAATAACTACTTTTTTAATATCTTCTTTTGAAGGTATTTCATACATTAAATCAAGCATAGTATTTTCAATAATACTTCTTAGACCTCTTGCACCTATTTTTCTTTTTAATGCAAGTTCTGCAATTTCTTCTACAGCATCTTCTTCAAAAATTAATTCTACTCCTTCAATTTCAAAATATTTTTTGTATTGCTTAATAATTGCATTTTTGGGTTTTGTTAAAATAGAAACTAAGGCTTCTTTATTTAATTCTGATAAAGCCGTTATTACTGGTAATCTTCCAATAAGTTCTGGAATTATCCCAAATTTTCTAATATCTTCTGGTAAAACATGTTCAAAAATAGTCATGTCATCTAAATCTTCATTTTTATCTAAATTTAAACCAAAACCAATTTGTTTTTTATTTAATCTTCTCTTTATTTTTGATTCAAGTCCCTCAAAAGCCCCACCAACTATAAATAAGATATTGGTTGTGTCAATTTCTATCATTTCCTGATTAGGATGTTTTCTTCCACCTTGAGGTGGTACAGAAGATATTGTTCCTTCAACAATTTTTAATAATGCTTGTTGAACTCCTTCTCCAGATACATCACGAGTTATAGAAGTATTTTCAGACTTTCTAGCTATTTTATCAATTTCATCAATATATATAATTCCTCTTTGAGCTAACTGTATATCATAGTCTGCTGCTTTTATTAATTTTAATAATACATTCTCAACATCATCACCAACATAACCTGCTTCAGTAATAGTAGTTGCATCTGCTATTGCCAAAGGAACATCAAGTATTTTAGCAAGTGTTTGAGCAAGTAAAGTTTTTCCTGAACCAGTCGGTCCAATTAATAAGATGTTAGACTTTTGCATCTCTATATCATTATCTACCTTATCAAGTATTGAAAGTCTTTTAAAATGATTATATACTGCAACAGATAATACTTTTTTAGCTTGTTCTTGACCAATAATATATTCATCAAGTTTTTCTTTTATTTGTTTAGGTTTCAATAAATTAAAATCATCAAAATTAGATGTAGTTTCATATCCTAATTCAATATCTCTATCCTCAATACATTCATTACAGATAAATGCAGTAGAATCTTCATTTGAAAATAATGTATTTACTTCATTTTCGCTTCTATCACAAAACGAACAAAAATATTCTTTTTTATTTTTCATTTTTATTTCTCCAATACTTTATCTACTAATCCATAAGCAACTGCTTCTTCTGCTGATAAATAATTATCTCTTTCAGTATCTGATATAATTTTTTCAAAACTTTGTCCAGTATTTTTTGAAAGTATTTCAGCTAACTTATGTTTTGTTTTTAATATATTTTCTGCAACTATTTGAATATCTGTTGCCTGTCCTCTTGCTCCACCTAAAGGTTGATGTATCATTACTTCTGAATTTGGTAATGCAAATCTTTTCCCTTTAGTTCCTGAAGATAAAAGAAATGCCCCCATACTTGCAGCCATACCTATACATACAGTTACTACATCACAAGATATATGATTCATAGTATCATAAATCCCAAATCCAGCAGTAACCATTCCTCCAGGTGAATTTATATACATAGTTATATCTTTTTCTTTATCTTGTGCATTTAAAAATAGTAACTGAGCTATTATTGCATTTGCCATTTCAGTATTAATTTCACCACTTAGGAAAATTATTCTATCCTTTAATAATCTTGAATATATATCGTAAGTTCTTTCTCCACTACCCTCATTTTCAATTATATATGGCACTAAACTCATTTTTCTCCCCTTTCTATATATTGGAAAACTAGACCTAAGCCTAGTTCCCTCAAATTATTAGTTATTTGTTAATAAATAATCATTTACTTTTGCAAAGAATAATTGTGAATTAATTTGTCCAAAGAATCTATTAACTCCATCTGTTTTTTCTAATTCAGCAGTTAATTGATCTACTGTCATTCCATACATACTTGCAATTTTTTGTAATTCTGCATCAAATTCAGCTTCTTTAACCTCTATTCCTTCTACTTCAGCTATTTTTGATAAAATGAAGCTTGATTTAACACCTTTTTCAGCACTAACTCTTAAATCTTCTCTCATTTTTTCAACTGTTTGACCTGTCATTTGTAAGTATGTTTCTAAATTCATACCTTGCATTTGTAATGTTTGTGCAAATCTATCAATTTGAGCATTGATTTCTTGTTCTACAGTTATTGTTGGAACTTCCATTGTTGTTGCATCTGATATATTTTCAACAATTGTTTTTAATCTCTTATTTTTTGCTTGTTCTTCTTTATTTGATAATATATTTCCTTTAATTGCATTTTTTAAATCTTCAACAGAATCTGAACCAGATGCTTTTGCAAATTCATCATTTAATTCAGGAATTATTGCTTCTTCTAAACTATTTAATTTAACTTTAAATATAGCTTCTTTACCTTTTAAATTTTCAGCATGATATTCTTCTGGGAATTTAACATTTACATCAAATTCTTCTCCAAGTTTTTTACCAACTATTTGTTCTTCAAAAGTATCTATAAATGTTTTAGAACCTAATTCTAATCTATGATCTTCAGCCTTACCTCCATCAAAAGCTACACCATCTACAAATCCTTCAAAGTTAATAACAGCTATATCTCCTAATTTAGCTTCTTCTCTTTCTGTTTTTTCAAATTTTTTAGCTCTTTGTATCATTCTATTTATTTCATTTTCTACTTCTTCATCAGTAACTGATACTTCTTCTGCTTTTATATCTAATCCTTTATATTGAGGTAATTCAAATTCAGGGAATACTGCAACTTTTAAATTCATTTTTAATTTGTTTTCATCATATTCTAATGAAACTATTTGTAAATCTGCTACAGGTCTTAATTTTTCTTCTCTAATTAAAGTAGTATACTCTGTTTTTAATATTTCATTTATTAATTCATCTCTTATTTCACTTTTAAATGTTTTTTCAATAACATCTGCTGGTACATGACCTTTTCTAAATCCATCAACTTTAACATTTTTAAATTTTGCTAAAATAGATTCTCTTAATGTCTTATATTCTTGTCCTTCTTTTAATATTTCAAAAGCTACCTCTGAACCTGCTAATTTTTCTAATTTCATTTTTCCTCCTAATTATTCTATATCCTTTAATTTTAATCTAAATACTTTCTTTCCCATTAATTCAGGTGTATATATTATTTTATACAATTTATTTGAATTTTTCAAGTTTAATTTATGACTCAAATTATATCCTAATATTTGTATATCTTTTCCATTTCTGCGTATATTGGCTTTGAAATGTTTATTATCAACACCAAATATTAAAATATTTCTAAATTTAATATTTTCATCATAAAAATTAGGCTCATCATTTGAAAGACCAAATGGTCCTAAACTATTTATTTCTGTCATTTTTTTTGAAGATATCTGGCTAACTGGAAATTTAACATCAACAACTATACTATTTTTTGATTTTTCAGTAAGATTTAAATTATACATTTTCTGCTTAATTTTATCTCTTATCAAAGTTAAATTATCTAGTGTAATTAAAAATCCAGCTGCAAGATTATGTCCACCAAAATTAATAAAATAATCTGAAAATTCTGATATCAATTTATATATATTTTTATTATCTATGCTTCTACATGAGCCTTTACAATAGCCATCAACTTTAGAAACTATAATTACTGGGACTTTAAATTCTAATGCTAGTTTTGATGTAATAGAACCTAAAATGCCTGAATTTATATCATTTATTTCATAATATATATAGTTTAATTTTTTAATTTCTTTATTTTCAAGAAATTTTACTATTTTGTTATATATCTTAATTTCATAATTTTTTCTTTCGTTATTATATTCATACATTTCATTTAATATCTGAATATTAACTTTTTCAGAATCAGATGTTAAAAATTTTATAATTTTTAATGGAACATCTAACTTACCTATCGCATTAATTAATGGTGATATCCTATAGCTTATATCATTAATTGTAATATATTCTGGATCAATTTTAAAATTTTCCATTATCATTTTAAATGCAAGTATATTAGTTTTAGAGAAATTTTTTAATCCTCTTTTTATTAAAAATCTATTTTCATCAACACATTCCATAACATCTGCAATAGTAGCAAGTGATATTAATTCACAGTATTCATATATGTCTGAAATTGATCTGTCAGGTAATTTTGAATAAATTGCTTGAACTAATTTAAATACTACTCCTGAACCTGATAATTCCTTAAATGGATAGTTTTCTGATTTTTTAGGGTTAATCTCTAATATAGATTTCATATTCTTATTATTAAAATGATGATCTGTTATTATTAAATCAACACCCATAGATTTTAACATATCCATATGTAATATCTCGCCAAATGAATTATCTACAGAAATTACAAGCTTAATATTCTTTTCTTCTATATTTCTGAAATATTCCTCATTTAGGCTATATTTAAACATTGTTCTTGTAGGAATATATATTTCATTTTTTATATTTAATTTGTCAAAAATTTTAGAAAGATATAGTGAACCTGATATTCCATCAATATCATAATCTCCAAAAATCAATATTTTCTTATCTTTATCCATAAATTCTAAAATTTTATCCACAACTTCTTCCATATTATTTAATAAAAATGGGTCGTGTAATTGCTTATAACTTGGGTTCAAAAAAGAATTCATTTCTTCTTTAGAGTATATTTTTTTATTTAATAGTAAAGTTGTAATTAATTCATCTTTATTAAAAAGTTCCATTTTGTTTTTTAAATAATCACTATCATAGGATGTCCATTTTAAATTCATGATTATTCCTCGCTATCTATATTAACAGTAGCTATTGCTTCTTTTAATATTTTAGATATTTTCACACTATATTCTACACTATCATCTAAATGTATTCTAATTTCTGGAGTATATCTAATTTCTAAATTTTCACCAACTTTTTTTCTAAAAAATCCCTTTAACTTATTTAATTCTTCTAAAAGTTTTTCTTTATTTATATTTTGTTTATAATCTAAAATAGACATAATTACATCTGCATAACGAGCATCTGGCGATAAATTAACTGACTTAACTGTAACCAAGTTTCTAATCTTTTCATTTTTTACTTCTAATAATATAGCTGTACCAATGATTCTTGAAATTTCTTTTTCTAAACCTCTTTTTCTTCTAATATTCATAAATACCCCTATCTATTGTTTTACTTGTTCTACAACAAATGCTTCTATTATATCTCCTGCTTTTATATCGTTGAAATCTTTAATTCCTATACCACAATCTTGTCCAACAGTTGCTTCTTTAACATCATCTTTATATCTCTTAAGTGATGCAATTTCACCTTCATGAATAATAATACCATCACGAAGTAATCTAATCTTAGATTGACGAGTAATTTTACCTTCAATTATTAATGAACCTGCAATATTTCCTACATTTGAAATCTTAAATACTTCTCTTACTTCTAATCTTCCATTATATATTTCCTTATATTCTGGATCTAACATACCTTTCATAGCTTTTTCAAGGTCTTCTGTAACATGATATATTACATTATAGTTTCTAATTTCTACTCCTGTTTTTTCTGCTTGAGTTCTTGCTGTATTAGTTGGTCTAACACTAAATGCAATAATTATTGCATTTGATGCAGCAGCAAGCATAACATCTCCTTCAGTAACTGCTCCAGCACTTGCTTGAATAATATTTATACTTATCTTATCATTTGATAATTTATTAATTGATTCTTTAAGTGCTTCAGCTGATCCCTTAGAATCTGCTCTAATTATACATTTTAATTCTTTTAATTGTTGATCTTCTAATTCCTTAGATAAACTTTCAAGCGAAATATGTTTTTTCTTATTAAGTTCATCTTTTTTCTCATTTTTGAAGTCCTCAACTATTTTTTTTGCCTGTTTATCATTATTTACACAATATAGCAGATCTCCAGCTTCAGGTATTTCATTAAATCCTGTAATTTCAACAGGTTGTGAAACTCCTGCTTTAGTAATCTTATTACCTCTATCATCTAACATAGATCTTACTCTACCATATGATGTTCCAGAAACAAATATATCTCCTATTTTTAATTCTCCTTCTTGAATTAACACATCAGCAACTGGTCCCATTTGAACATCTAATCTTGATTCAACTACTATAGCCTTAGCTCTCTTTTTATGATTTGCTTTAAGCTCCATTATTTCTGAAGTTAGTAGTATTGTTTCAAGCAATGAATCTAAATTTAATTTTTGTTTTGCTGATATTTCTACCATTTCAGTATTACCTCCCCATTCTGGAGAAATTAAACCATGTTCAAGTAATTCTTGTTTAACCTTCATTGGATTTGCACCTGGTTTATCTATCTTATTAATAGCAACTATAATAGGTACATTTGCTTCTTTAGCATGTGAAATAGCTTCAATAGTTTGTGGTTTAACACCATCATCTGCTGCAACTATTAATATAGAT
The genomic region above belongs to Streptobacillus moniliformis DSM 12112 and contains:
- the lon gene encoding endopeptidase La, which produces MNKLEILPFIPIREIVFFPQAVIPIIVGRDFSKKAIDYSVEHTEGRLVLAIQKDSLSENIDGIEDVETVGVIGKIIQIMKTSDGNLRLIIEGEERIKVTEVINENGMFKAKYENYPIEKTNKTNDDKYRMYLQTLIQDLNIINNKLIPEDLIKSIFEIKSFETLMYTLASTLDLSEENRVEILKSNNIDEIFENLTKALKIRIELEEIDRNVENKVKKNIEDNQRQYYIREKIKGLYSELDEEDSEDEINELLFNIESRELPYELADKLIKEVNRYKKMNNFSAEAGVIRTYIDTMLEIPWEKSKTEDIDIKIAEEILDKEHFGLKLVKDTVLEYLAVNQLNKENNKKMGTILCLIGPPGVGKTSLGESIAHAMNRKFERISLGGVHDESEIRGHRRTYIGAMPGRIIEALKRAKVNNPVILLDEIDKLDSNFKGDPASALLEVLDPAQNKTFKDNYVDFEYDLSDAFFICTANDYSGIPRPLLDRMEVINVDSYTIQEKLVIARNYLVKQAKNETSIKDIKFSDSVLLEIINKYTMEAGVRNLKREIVKILRKIAKLKLEDSSKKYSINLKNLSDYLGPEKYKKDKMAEKNAKLGVVKGLAWTSVGGTTLDVEAVKMDGKGKIQFTGKLGLIMKESASVAYTYARANYKNLSVINPKFYEEYDIHLHFPEGATPKDGPSAGITITTAIVSILSERKVRQNIAMTGEITITGEVLPVGGIKEKVLGAHRIGIREVILPFENKSDTVELPEEILSQIKIHYVKKYSEVEKIVFSE
- the clpX gene encoding ATP-dependent Clp protease ATP-binding subunit ClpX; protein product: MKNKKEYFCSFCDRSENEVNTLFSNEDSTAFICNECIEDRDIELGYETTSNFDDFNLLKPKQIKEKLDEYIIGQEQAKKVLSVAVYNHFKRLSILDKVDNDIEMQKSNILLIGPTGSGKTLLAQTLAKILDVPLAIADATTITEAGYVGDDVENVLLKLIKAADYDIQLAQRGIIYIDEIDKIARKSENTSITRDVSGEGVQQALLKIVEGTISSVPPQGGRKHPNQEMIEIDTTNILFIVGGAFEGLESKIKRRLNKKQIGFGLNLDKNEDLDDMTIFEHVLPEDIRKFGIIPELIGRLPVITALSELNKEALVSILTKPKNAIIKQYKKYFEIEGVELIFEEDAVEEIAELALKRKIGARGLRSIIENTMLDLMYEIPSKEDIKKVVITKDMIIEKNELFIKSEKGKN
- the clpP gene encoding ATP-dependent Clp endopeptidase proteolytic subunit ClpP, whose product is MSLVPYIIENEGSGERTYDIYSRLLKDRIIFLSGEINTEMANAIIAQLLFLNAQDKEKDITMYINSPGGMVTAGFGIYDTMNHISCDVVTVCIGMAASMGAFLLSSGTKGKRFALPNSEVMIHQPLGGARGQATDIQIVAENILKTKHKLAEILSKNTGQSFEKIISDTERDNYLSAEEAVAYGLVDKVLEK
- the tig gene encoding trigger factor encodes the protein MKLEKLAGSEVAFEILKEGQEYKTLRESILAKFKNVKVDGFRKGHVPADVIEKTFKSEIRDELINEILKTEYTTLIREEKLRPVADLQIVSLEYDENKLKMNLKVAVFPEFELPQYKGLDIKAEEVSVTDEEVENEINRMIQRAKKFEKTEREEAKLGDIAVINFEGFVDGVAFDGGKAEDHRLELGSKTFIDTFEEQIVGKKLGEEFDVNVKFPEEYHAENLKGKEAIFKVKLNSLEEAIIPELNDEFAKASGSDSVEDLKNAIKGNILSNKEEQAKNKRLKTIVENISDATTMEVPTITVEQEINAQIDRFAQTLQMQGMNLETYLQMTGQTVEKMREDLRVSAEKGVKSSFILSKIAEVEGIEVKEAEFDAELQKIASMYGMTVDQLTAELEKTDGVNRFFGQINSQLFFAKVNDYLLTNN
- the recJ gene encoding single-stranded-DNA-specific exonuclease RecJ, whose translation is MELFNKDELITTLLLNKKIYSKEEMNSFLNPSYKQLHDPFLLNNMEEVVDKILEFMDKDKKILIFGDYDIDGISGSLYLSKIFDKLNIKNEIYIPTRTMFKYSLNEEYFRNIEEKNIKLVISVDNSFGEILHMDMLKSMGVDLIITDHHFNNKNMKSILEINPKKSENYPFKELSGSGVVFKLVQAIYSKLPDRSISDIYEYCELISLATIADVMECVDENRFLIKRGLKNFSKTNILAFKMIMENFKIDPEYITINDISYRISPLINAIGKLDVPLKIIKFLTSDSEKVNIQILNEMYEYNNERKNYEIKIYNKIVKFLENKEIKKLNYIYYEINDINSGILGSITSKLALEFKVPVIIVSKVDGYCKGSCRSIDNKNIYKLISEFSDYFINFGGHNLAAGFLITLDNLTLIRDKIKQKMYNLNLTEKSKNSIVVDVKFPVSQISSKKMTEINSLGPFGLSNDEPNFYDENIKFRNILIFGVDNKHFKANIRRNGKDIQILGYNLSHKLNLKNSNKLYKIIYTPELMGKKVFRLKLKDIE
- the rbfA gene encoding 30S ribosome-binding factor RbfA, producing MNIRRKRGLEKEISRIIGTAILLEVKNEKIRNLVTVKSVNLSPDARYADVIMSILDYKQNINKEKLLEELNKLKGFFRKKVGENLEIRYTPEIRIHLDDSVEYSVKISKILKEAIATVNIDSEE